In Halichondria panicea chromosome 13, odHalPani1.1, whole genome shotgun sequence, one genomic interval encodes:
- the LOC135346879 gene encoding uncharacterized protein LOC135346879 — MSEHVTNGNLVTVSRNLGNGVKNAIKRLSEASSGGDSPDQSQWSSPDHVLQNQRIHPQISIEHFDHDTETSSKESTPCPEPLSPREQPNVKNKKCKSHSLPAGLLLDESFRNSDEMISDLSDDLETTIELDSSLDFDKDHLAVTIVTSPTVKRLSPVLKKPLKHTDSGNSTHSIMESDMSSDEENYLGGNKEGMDDEVFNEAGYAKIFDTDLKLIAWADKEFVPSCQALLQYCSAGCEKSEQIKTQLKDLSNRIIYFSSEQQRLSVQLRSLNLRGGITASLSTDQFNRFSTMTEKSSSSGHTHQPTSPDSSGSPSVSGRESGESQYDHRNYAVKVLRSVSQELIEPLLRDAADFGFAAELYQAIVQAIQKIAWKVEACLSFNDPTKQFLIYHNIFTTSVTERVQGMMIRAAPSTNHTRHSNNASGSISEETSSQLQQSNSIETIDPQRVIKRTPSGRIRPSGTVFNSDTIPDDFKVGVDNGDTSPIPTIHESTKGTPTANSAETTPKVFRSRTATAGDTDSMGSWKSRPLSSKYGSNPFLDEYGFPMPVDSAPDYLRPTKPRRTTVSLSRNEVTSLGLTVAKRVDETIISDMSSPLLRERPSNNKEEEQRVRERLHAKLTETFKKIREATPTPQCPYNRNKSASMSDILDDAPPTLLRRHDSETRKQSLDVEDAVSTGGYSPTFTRSFITLPPQTCDDWVYLNEPAVDVRVSRDSPTKKVKSPPKSGKEKKVKKQRKGSEKKETEKKKSADNKISTSGRFTVSLRKTAQALRRMSTSVPKSRDSMTTAVEVGSMEMLSETSKDPSSRPISSLSEPASPITKSRVHTMPSNKRKITTFFKSGKPQSKSFSKADTLARKRKVQKSGFLAGYQDPGSGVGFGESIDLQYSEQVDLELSAVQGEAEKELLVTVGVAGKQPTKGKKLSTSNGWFEITVTTNIKQFGRNHYTILRTVKQAQNLFDELQTSHSLKFPERPDKKKDSRKQSQQIEDFLRFVSGSSHLRESTPLVMFLMPDDQFGTFTDNGSEVNFELIMTFYTPDHYSGPPGSHRNVEEVLPEDTPNSSPPARPRKGGTLKRGTMRVIKNEEEGATFIIREEEQDALIVACEDDRYVVVAGTFEKLVEQLAGDEKPDQRFVSTLLIGYRHFATPVELLTGLLRRFHLELPPNATDEEIVYAEKWRYMIQLRVLDILTYWIKKCWPDFYRHQEMLDLTNQFIGDLKSAKDPNFNLAGTNLEKTVAEKSEASPRIYKLGTPGTPCTSRTPTRTPSTPTTPTRTPSTPTSPQGGTVLPTPPSTPSTRGESSTPSPLVGGRSRSRQPVDISTLTAIQLARQLTLIELEFLKLVTTHELAVYTWEQNTPENKPYRKNLDNFIARFNKVSYWVASEICSVKDAKSRAALIEKFIEIAKQCQEHRNFNTTVSLVTGLSLAAVRRLKKSWEFVGEKSVKAYQKLTLVTSPTSNHGNYRKLLSSVHRRESGIPYGCIPYFGVFVRDLVFFNDGNAKKLKNGLINFSKLRTMVLKFEELKRYQRSKYFFPPEDRTRDFCKNLWSLSESDLYEVSLQVEPREAPPIETDV; from the exons ATGTCAGAACACGTCACCAATGGCAACCTCGTCACAGTGTCTCGTAACCTTGGTAATGGGGTCAAGAATGCAATCAAACGTCTCTCAGAGGCCAGTAGTGGAGGGGATTCCCCTGACCAATCACAGTGGAGCTCTCCCGACCACGTTCTACAAAATCAAAGAATTCATCCGCAaataagtattgaacattttGATCATGATACGGAAACAAGTTCCAAAGAGAGCACACCATGTCCGGAACCACTATCCCCTAGGGAGCAGCCAAATgtcaaaaacaaaaaatgcaAATCACATTCATTACCTGCGGGATTGTTACTCGACGAAAGCTTCCGAAATAGTGATGAAATGATCTCCGACCTTTCCGACGATTTAGAGACCACTATAGAACTCGACTCATCGCTAGATTTCGACAAAGACCATCTCGCTGTAACTATAGTGACATCACCAACAGTCAAACGGCTGAGCCCAGTGTTGAAGAAACCGCTAAAGCACACAGACAGTGGCAATAGTACGCACTCAATCATGGAGTCCGATATGAGCTCCGATGAAGAGAACTATTtgggaggcaacaaagaaggtATGGACGATGAAGTGTTTAACGAGGCAGGGTATGCCAAGATTTTCGACACTGATTTGAAACTGATTGCATGGGCTGATAAAGAATTTGTGCCGTCGTGTCAAGCACTGTTGCAGTATTGCTCGGCGGGCTGCGAAAAATCGGAACAGATTAAAACCCAATTAAAGGACTTGTCCAACAGGATTATCTATTTCAGTAGCGAGCAACAACGACTGAGTGTGCAGCTACGATCACTGAACCTCCGCGGTGGTATCACAGCTTCTCTGAGCACCGACCAATTCAACCGATTCAGCACAATGACAGAGAAATCATCGTCGAgtggccacacccaccaaccCACCTCCCCCGACTCCTCCGGGTCCCCTTCTGTGAGCGGACGCGAGAGCGGAGAATCACAGTACGATCATCGTAACTACGCCGTCAAAGTTCTGAGGAGCGTATCACAAGAACTCATTGAACCGTTGCTAAGAGACGCGGCAGACTTTGGATTTGCAGCCGAGCTGTACCAAGCAATCGTACAAGCTATACAGAAAATAGCGTGGAAAGTAGAAGCGTGTCTTTCGTTCAATGACCCCACGAAACAATTTCTTATTTATCACAATATCTTCACGACCTCCGTGACGGAGAGAGTTCAGGGTATGATGATTCGTGCCGCCCCCTCCACTAATCACACCAGGCACAGCAATAACGCCTCAGGCTCTATATCGGAGGAGACTTCTTCGCAGCTGCAGCAGAGCAACTCCATAGAAACGATCGACCCACAGAGAGTCATAAAGAGAACTCCCAGCGGACGTATTCGACCGAGCGGAACCGTGTTCAACTCTGACACCATACCGGATGATTTCAAAGTGGGCGTGGACAACGGCGATACCAGCCCCATACCCACCATCCACGAGTCCACCAAGGGAACACCCACTGCTAACTCTGccgaaaccacacccaaagtGTTTCGATCGAGAACGGCAACAGCTGGAGACACAGATTCTATGGGCTCCTGGAAGAGCAGGCCTCTCTCTTCCAAATACGGTAGTAATCCTTTCCTCGACGAATATGGTTTTCCTATGCCAGTGGACTCCGCTCCCGATTATTTACGGCCGACAAAACCACGGCGAACAACTGTATCGTTGTCTCGTAACGAAGTCACTAGTCTCGGGCTTACCGTGGCCAAACGTGTGGACGAGACCATCATCTCAGACATGTCCAGTCCGTTGCTAAGGGAACGTCCCTCTAATAACAAGGAGGAGGAACAAAGAGTGAGAGAAAGACTACACGCAAAACTGACCGAAACGTTTAAAAAAATCCGAGAAGCCACTCCCACTCCACAATGTCCCTACAATCGCAACAAAAGTGCTAGTATGTCCGATATCCTTGACGATGCCCCGCCCACCTTACTGAGACGCCATGACAGCGAGACTCGGAAACAATCCCTGGACGTAGAAGATGCTGTTAGTACGGGAGGGTATTCCCCCACCTTCACGCGTAGTTTCATCACCCTCCCCCCTCAGACATGTGATGATTGGGTGTATCTAAACGAGCCAGCTGTGGACGTTCGTGTGTCTAGGGACAGTCCAACGAAGAAAGTAAAGAGCCCTCCTAAATCGGGCAAAGAGAAGAAAGTAAAGAAGCAACGCAAAGGAAGTGAGAAGAAAGAAACTGAAAAGAAGAAGTCTGCTGACAACAAGATCAGTACGTCTGGTCGCTTCACTGTGTCCCTGCGTAAGACTGCACAAGCCCTGAGGCGTATGTCCACATCTGTGCCAAAGTCCCGGGACAG catgacGACAGCAGTGGAGGTGGGATCAATGGAAATGCTCTCTGAAACTAGCAAGGATCCGAGCAGTCGACCAATCAGCTCGCTCAGTGAGCCCGCCTCCCCTATAACAAAGTCTCGTGTACACACAATGCCAAGCAACAAACGCAAGATCACCACTTTTTTCAAAAGTGGGAAACCACAGTCCAAGAGTTTCAGTAAAGCCGACACCCTCGCACGAAAGCGCAAAGTTCAGAAGTCAGGGTTCTTAGCGGGTTACCAAGACCCCGGCTCGGGTGTTGGGTTCGGAGAGTCCATTGACCTTCAGTACTCGGAGCAAGTGGACCTGGAGTTATCAGCCGTACAGGGGGAGg CTGAGAAGGAGCTATTGGTCACGGTGGGTGTGGCCGGGAAACAGCCGACAAAGGGGAAAAAGCTCTCTACAA GCAATGGATGGTTCGAGATCACCGTGACAACCAACATCAAACAG TTTGGTCGGAATCACTACACCATCCTGAGAACGGTCAAACAAGCTCAAAACCTGTTTGACGAGTTGCAGACCTCCCACT CTCTCAAGTTCCCCGAGCGTCCAGACAAGAAGAAGGACTCTCGTAAGCAGAGTCAGCAAATTGAGGACTTCCTGAGGTTTGTGTCTGGCAGCTCCCACCTCCGAGAGAGCACCCCCCTCGTCATGTTCCTCATGCCAGATGACCAGTTCGGGACTTTCACTGACAACGGCTCAGaagtt AACTTTGAACTCATCATGACCTTCTATACTCCGGACCACTATTCAGGCCCTCCTGGTAGTCATAGAAACGTGGAGGAGGTGCTCCCCGAGGACACACCCA ATTCATCGCCGCCGGCCCGCCCACGGAAAGGGGGCACTCTAAAGCGAGGGACGATGAGGGTTATAAAGAACGAAGAGGAGGGAGCCACATTCATCATCAGAGAGG aggaacAAGATGCGCTGATAGTGGCATGTGAGGATGATCGCTATGTTGTGGTGGCCGGGACCTTTGAGAAGCTTGTGGAGCAGCTGGCAGGGGACGAGAAGCCAG ACCAGCGCTTTGTGAGCACTCTGTTGATTGGATATCGACACTTTGCCACTCCAGTGGAGCTCCTCACTGGACTACTCAGAAG ATTCCATTTGGAGCTTCCCCCCAACGCCACTGATGAGGAGATAGTGTACGCTGAGAAGTGGAGATACATGATACAACtcag AGTTTTGGATATTTTGACGTACTGGATAAAGAAATGTTGGCCGGACTTCTACAGACACCAGGAGATG CTGGATCTGACCAATCAGTTTATAGGCGATCTCAAGTCAGCCAAGGACCCAAACTTCAACCTAGCCGGTACTAACCTTGAGAAAACAGTGGCTGAAAag TCTGAGGCCAGTCCTCGTATCTACAAGCTTGGCACACCTGGCACACCATGCACATCCAGAACGCCTACAcgcacaccctccacaccgaccacacccacacgtACTCCCTCCACACCCACGTCACCGCAAGGAGGGACAGTACTTCCCACGCCCCCTTCCACACCTTCCACTCGCGGGGAATCAAgtaccccctcccctcttGTAGGTGGGAGGAGTCGCAGTCGTCAGCCAGTGGACATCAGCACCCTCACAGCTATACAACTAGCCAGACAG CTGACTTTAATAGAGCTGGAGTTTCTGAAGCTCGTCACTACCCACGAGTTAGCCGTCTACACCTGGGAGCAAAACACGCCAG AGAATAAACCGTACAGAAAAAATTTGGACAACTTCATAGCAAGATTCAATAAA GTGAGCTACTGGGTGGCGAGTGAGATATGTTCAGTGAAGGATGCAAAGTCGAGAGCAGCTCTCATTGAGAAGTTCATTGAAATAGCAAAG CAATGTCAAGAGCATAGGAACTTCAATACGACCGTCTCCTTGGTAACGGGCCTCTCGCTGGCAGCTGTTAGGAGACTAAAAAAGAGTTGGGAG TTTGTAGGAGAAAAATCAGTTAAAGCCTATCAGAAGTTGACGTTAGTTACATCACCCACgagtaaccatggcaactaCAGGAAGTTGTTGTCGTCCGTACACAGAAGAGAAAGTGGTATCCCCTACGGCTGCATTCCTTATTTCG GTGTGTTTGTTAGGGACCTCGTATTCTTCAACGATGGAAACGCTAAGAAACTAAAAAATGGGCTCATTAATTTCTCTAAACTGCGGACAATGGTGTTGAAG